Proteins from a genomic interval of Desulfitibacter alkalitolerans DSM 16504:
- a CDS encoding DUF294 nucleotidyltransferase-like domain-containing protein — translation MECISFLQNTRPFISLPKVTLIQICSRLELKKYPQHSFIFKKGEPSHNTLYIVFKGLAEVIVSMENQDIGVSYRKPGDFFGETVFLSGNTYPASVKAVEDLHCFSLDKETFEDLCVKHPCFAKHFSHILSERMRSVYQELVMNQTYEVSGLETNLFRHSLKEMMSTPVATCYENEKVQKIAETMKNKNISSIVVLDNDDRYLGIISEKDLVGKCLTACMPPASWPTAKEVMDAHPIELSPEASFHQGLLAMTKNKCKHVLITENDELKGIVSMGDMVRFRSMGAFSIIDEIESQNSLEGLRALKPQVDNVLKALVSEKAPPVEICELITEYKDRITRKIIELCEQEMFKEGLGYPPADYCWLTLGSGGRKEQLLTMDQNNAVIFDNISSEKNGFVKDYFLRLAGKVVQGIEKSGNAKFKGDIAAHDARWCNSLDGWEQIVNKWAHDLNSGEVTLITNFLDFRPVYGRKKLADKLKMLAMSALSKPEMLQLMLQEEVNSEIPTKLFKRVLISQDVHNTHDFEINLRTQACMHVVRCIRILSLKEGIAETSTLKRLQQLMKKGVLPREDAEYIEAAYQSLVVFRLKSNLDKLKEGKEPDDLIRTSRLSKMQYLALKEALIAVSQLQSFTKSVF, via the coding sequence ATGGAGTGTATATCTTTCCTGCAAAATACGCGACCCTTTATTTCTTTGCCCAAGGTTACCCTAATTCAGATATGCTCGCGGTTAGAATTGAAGAAATATCCCCAGCACAGCTTTATTTTTAAGAAGGGAGAGCCCTCACACAATACACTATATATTGTTTTTAAAGGATTGGCCGAGGTTATTGTCTCTATGGAAAACCAGGATATTGGGGTATCCTATAGGAAACCCGGAGATTTCTTTGGAGAAACTGTTTTTTTAAGCGGCAATACATATCCGGCTTCTGTAAAAGCAGTCGAGGATTTACACTGCTTTTCATTGGATAAGGAAACCTTTGAAGATTTATGCGTAAAGCATCCGTGCTTTGCCAAGCATTTTAGCCATATTCTTTCAGAAAGGATGCGCTCAGTATATCAGGAGCTTGTCATGAATCAGACCTATGAAGTTTCCGGATTAGAAACAAATCTGTTCAGACATTCTCTGAAGGAGATGATGAGCACTCCTGTGGCTACCTGCTATGAAAATGAAAAGGTGCAGAAGATTGCTGAGACAATGAAAAACAAGAATATTAGCTCTATAGTGGTGCTGGATAATGATGATCGATATTTGGGGATTATTTCTGAGAAGGATCTGGTTGGAAAATGTCTTACTGCATGCATGCCACCTGCAAGCTGGCCAACTGCCAAGGAGGTAATGGATGCCCATCCCATTGAGCTTTCACCAGAGGCTTCCTTTCATCAGGGTCTTTTAGCAATGACCAAGAACAAATGCAAGCATGTGCTTATCACAGAAAATGATGAATTAAAGGGAATTGTATCAATGGGGGATATGGTTAGATTCAGGAGCATGGGAGCCTTCAGTATTATAGATGAAATTGAAAGCCAAAATAGTCTTGAGGGCTTAAGGGCTTTAAAACCCCAGGTGGATAATGTTCTAAAGGCCTTAGTATCAGAAAAAGCCCCCCCAGTGGAAATATGTGAATTAATAACAGAGTACAAAGACAGGATTACGAGAAAAATTATAGAATTATGTGAGCAGGAGATGTTTAAGGAAGGGTTAGGGTATCCTCCAGCTGATTACTGCTGGCTTACTTTAGGCAGTGGTGGACGTAAGGAGCAGCTCCTGACCATGGATCAGAACAATGCAGTCATATTTGACAACATATCCTCTGAAAAAAATGGGTTTGTCAAGGATTACTTTTTGAGGCTTGCTGGCAAGGTAGTACAGGGTATCGAGAAAAGCGGCAACGCAAAATTCAAGGGTGACATAGCTGCCCATGATGCCAGGTGGTGCAACAGCCTGGATGGCTGGGAACAAATTGTAAATAAGTGGGCCCATGATTTAAATTCTGGTGAAGTGACGTTAATAACCAATTTTCTTGATTTTAGACCTGTTTATGGAAGAAAAAAACTAGCTGATAAGTTAAAAATGCTGGCAATGTCAGCACTTTCAAAGCCGGAAATGCTCCAGCTTATGTTACAAGAGGAAGTTAACAGTGAAATTCCTACAAAGCTATTTAAAAGGGTATTAATTTCACAGGATGTACACAATACACATGATTTTGAAATAAACTTAAGAACCCAGGCGTGCATGCATGTGGTTAGATGTATTAGAATATTATCCTTAAAAGAAGGTATAGCCGAAACTTCGACTTTAAAAAGACTTCAGCAGCTTATGAAAAAAGGCGTGCTTCCAAGGGAGGATGCTGAATATATTGAGGCTGCATATCAATCTCTGGTAGTTTTTAGGTTGAAGAGCAACCTGGATAAGCTAAAGGAAGGAAAGGAGCCTGACGATTTAATAAGAACCAGTAGGCTCAGTAAAATGCAATACTTGGCATTAAAAGAAGCTTTAATCGCCGTAAGTCAGCTGCAAAGCTTTACAAAGTCCGTTTTCTAG
- a CDS encoding SDR family NAD(P)-dependent oxidoreductase, translated as MRLKDKTAIITGGGGGIGWSAGLLFQQEGAKVVLGDINDLSEENKDFIKGKDNILFVKSDVSTEAGAKEIVQRTIESFGRVDILINNAGINPSGTVVDTPLKLYEKIINVNLTSAFLCSKYAIPYMLEQKCGSIVNISSINGIRGNVNLAAYCASKGGMVSLTHAMAMDYADKGIRVNCICPGSIKTKMLEDVFKKAGDKMIDALLAKSPMGRFGEALEVAYAALFLASDEASFITGIAMPVDGGRSIR; from the coding sequence TTGAGATTAAAGGATAAGACAGCTATTATCACAGGTGGTGGCGGAGGTATTGGATGGTCTGCCGGCTTATTATTTCAACAGGAGGGTGCAAAGGTAGTTTTAGGAGATATTAATGATTTGTCTGAAGAAAATAAGGATTTTATTAAAGGTAAGGATAATATTCTCTTTGTTAAGTCTGATGTATCTACAGAAGCCGGAGCCAAAGAAATAGTACAAAGGACAATTGAGAGTTTTGGCAGGGTGGATATACTTATTAATAATGCTGGGATAAATCCATCTGGGACTGTTGTAGATACACCCCTGAAACTATATGAAAAAATTATCAATGTTAATTTAACCAGTGCTTTTTTGTGCAGCAAATATGCAATACCATATATGCTGGAGCAAAAGTGCGGTTCAATTGTCAATATCTCATCCATAAATGGTATCCGGGGTAATGTTAATTTAGCGGCCTACTGTGCAAGCAAGGGCGGTATGGTCTCCTTAACCCATGCAATGGCCATGGATTACGCAGATAAAGGTATCAGGGTTAATTGCATCTGTCCGGGCAGCATAAAAACAAAAATGCTTGAGGATGTGTTTAAAAAAGCAGGAGACAAAATGATAGATGCCCTCCTTGCTAAAAGCCCCATGGGACGATTTGGAGAAGCTCTTGAAGTAGCTTATGCAGCATTATTTCTAGCCAGTGATGAAGCATCCTTTATAACTGGTATTGCCATGCCGGTTGATGGTGGTAGGAGTATAAGATAG
- a CDS encoding 2-hydroxyacid dehydrogenase: MKPKVFIATPIPIEVERYIGEHCQYFKWEGKHPISREDLLKALAENSDIEGLMLKYHKIDRELLDLVPNLKVISNDAVGYDNFDIELMKEKGIIGTNTPSVLDETVADTTFALMLAASRRIVELDRYVKDGHWVKGPEERFYGYDVHGAVLGIIGMGRIGEAVARRGKLGFNMSVVYNNRSQKPDVEARLGVEYRPLDQLLKESDFVVLLTPLTPETKYLMGEREFSLMKETAVFVNVSRGKTVNEKALIKALQEGKIYAAGLDVFEQEPVDPNNPLLKMKNVVTVPHIGSATAKTHHAMAALAAKNLVIACTGGEPPNLVKEFTLPSI; encoded by the coding sequence ATGAAACCTAAAGTATTCATAGCAACACCTATTCCAATTGAAGTTGAGAGATACATAGGAGAGCACTGCCAATATTTTAAATGGGAAGGCAAACACCCTATTTCCCGCGAGGATTTGCTGAAAGCACTAGCTGAGAATAGTGATATTGAGGGGTTGATGCTTAAGTATCATAAGATAGACAGGGAGCTCCTTGACCTTGTCCCCAATCTAAAGGTTATAAGCAATGATGCAGTAGGGTATGACAATTTTGATATTGAACTCATGAAAGAAAAGGGAATAATAGGAACAAATACACCATCTGTCCTTGATGAAACTGTAGCAGATACAACTTTTGCACTAATGCTGGCAGCGTCAAGACGGATTGTGGAGCTTGATAGATATGTTAAGGATGGCCATTGGGTAAAGGGGCCAGAGGAACGATTTTACGGCTATGATGTCCATGGAGCTGTCCTTGGAATTATAGGAATGGGTAGAATTGGCGAAGCAGTTGCAAGACGGGGCAAGCTTGGTTTTAATATGAGTGTTGTTTATAATAACCGTTCCCAAAAACCTGATGTGGAGGCCAGGCTTGGGGTAGAATATAGGCCCTTGGACCAGCTCCTTAAGGAATCTGATTTTGTAGTGCTGCTGACACCCCTGACCCCTGAGACTAAATATTTAATGGGTGAAAGGGAATTTTCCTTGATGAAAGAAACGGCTGTTTTTGTTAATGTGTCCCGAGGAAAGACTGTTAATGAAAAAGCACTTATCAAGGCTTTACAGGAAGGAAAAATTTATGCAGCAGGCCTGGATGTGTTTGAACAAGAGCCGGTAGATCCCAATAACCCCCTACTTAAAATGAAAAACGTGGTAACAGTTCCCCATATTGGTTCTGCAACGGCAAAAACCCATCATGCAATGGCTGCCCTTGCTGCAAAAAACCTGGTAATTGCATGCACTGGGGGAGAACCTCCCAACCTGGTAAAGGAATTCACACTCCCGTCTATATAG